TTTTCAGGAAATTCCTTGGCGGAGGGAGTGGGGTGGGGATTTGTTGGTTTGTCCTTAATTGGTGTTTTTTTTGTACTTAAGGTATTTAACAATAAAACAATAAAACAGGATAACATTTTTATGTTTTTCGTATTTAGTTTTGTATTATTATTTTATGTTTTCTTTGCGCGGTACCCTGTAAAGCTTATCCGTTGGTTGGTTTGCATAACGCCGTTTTTATCCATCCTTGTAAGTTATACTGTTATAACAGTGTTAAAAGGGGGCCGTCCCCTTTGGGGACGGACCCCAAAAAAGGCTTTAGGAACGGTGTTTCTGTTGGGAGTAATAATACCTAATATTTTTAAAGCTGTTCGTTTTGATTATGCATTGTCCAGAGGGGACACGCGTGTTCGCGCCTATAATTATGTTCTTTACAATATTCCAAAAGGAACACCGATGATTTTTGAGTCTATCCTAATTCATAAAATGGTGGAAGATGGGGATTATCCATTATTTCAAATTACTCACGATAGATATAACACTAAAGGCGAAATAGAAAACGATTTTCCGCCTGATTTGGACAAACTTCTAACCGAGTCCAAAGCTAAATATATTATCATCAACGGCTGGTCACGGCAAAAATATTTTAACCCTAGTTCCTACATCTATTTTCCAGAGGTTTCAAAAGCGTGGCGAGATTTTTATAATGGAATTGACGCGAGATTTTCTAAAGTTGAGATTTTTGACCCCGAAAAAAATCTTTTATCCGGTCCAAAAATAATCATTTACTCCACCTCAAGCAAATTCTAAATAGAAGTATGTGTTACTATGATTATAGTATGAGTAGAATAAAAATAAGAACTAAACCTCTCGTATACCTTTTTTTAGCGTTCCTGTTTTTAATACTCGGCGCGTATTTTTTATCTTATCTAACAAAAAGCTTGGATATTCAAGGGCTTACCAAAAAACTTGGGGTTTGGGTTTATAAAAGTAAAGGAAATAGTACTTTAGGGAGAATGTGAGTAAGGGTAGTTACATGTGATTTGCAAATTGTAAAGAGGTGTGATAAAGTTTTATTATCACGATGGAGGGAAGGATGCAGGTTCCGTCCTGCATGCAACACTCCACTTTATTTTCTCCCCAATTTTTCTTTTAAAGGATTTACAAAACTCATATATTTTTTGAAGGGTATAAGCAAACTTGAATATTTCTTTTGATTAGGAATTATTAATTTGTAAAGTTTATTTTGTTGATCTAAATACTCTAATAAGCAACGGAAATCACCATCTCCTGAAACTATTACAGCGTTATCGTAATTTTTGAACTCTATCATTGTTATGAAGAACTAACTCCGCATCAACATTTCCTTTGATTCTTGTTTTGCCTCTCTTTCTTATTTCTAGTGTTGGTTTGAATATAACAATGTAATCTGCCCTTTGCAAATAGGTATATAAAGTTTCATTGCCTGCAAGATAGCCGACGAAAGCAAAAGCCTTTTCTACTTGGTATTTATCCTTAAGATAGATGCGAAATTTTGCGAAATCCAATTTCCACCCCTGACTTTTAACCCCCAAATGTAGATTTTGACAGTCTAAAAAGGCGTAATTGCTAGTTTTTTTACTGTGTTTTTGTTTCATACGATAGTAATTATAAATAAAATTAAGACTAGTTTCTAGTATTTAATAGTTGTCTCATAAGATCTGAAAAATGTGATATTATTTTCCCAATGACGCTAAACAAGAAAATAGCTTTGGATAGCATAAAAACCACCTCCGTTACTTTTCTAGTCCAAACTGGGTCTTTTGTAATCTCGGCTATTATAGCCGCTTTTTACGGCGCAACGGGTAACACAGACTCTTATTTCTACGCTCTTTCTCTTGTCCTTATTTTTACAACGGGAACAACAGGAATTCTAAAAGCGGTTTTTATACCAGTCTTTCTAAGATTTAAAAAAGAATCTCCAAACGAGGAAAAGGATATATTGGGTTCTTTTTATTCCGCGTTTGGAGTTTTTTTGTTCGGTCTTTGGGGTATTTTTATCCTAATCTCCGTTTTGTTAACCTTCGTTTTTAAACTGCATCTTGGGGGTATGGAACCTTTGTTATTAGGGAAACTTTTACTCCAAATGTCCTTTTTAATAATCCTTACCGGATTTGTTGAATGTTATTCCACTATTTATAACGCCTATCAGCATTTTGTAATACCCTTAATAACCCCGCTTATCCGTTCGTTCGTTTTTATTGGGTTTGTGTTTGCCACAAGATCCTTTTTAGGGGTTCAAAGTTTAAGCATTGGTAATGTTTTGGGCGAGTTTATTCAGCTTTTTTTATTGCTTATAGCGCTTTATCGCGCGGGCATATCGCTTTCTTTCAGTTTTAGAATTCATAAAGCGGTAAAAAGAATGATAAAAATTGCGTTCCCGCCCTTTTTAAGTAATGCTATGACCCGCGTGAACAATCTTGTGGATGGAACTTTTATAGCGCCTCTTTTAGTCGGCGGGGTTACGATATTAAATTATTCCAGTAAAATAGCGGGCATACCGGAAATGCTTTTAACCGGAGCTTTTTTAACAGTAATCTTGTCCTACTGGTCCCTTTCTAGGGTGGAAGAGGGCATGAACAAAGTGGCGGATAGTTTAAAAAAGGTTTTTCTTGTTTTGGGTTTTATTTTTATACCTCTGCTTTTTTTTATGTACTTTTTGAGACTGCCTTTAGTTCAGTTAATGTATGAAAGAAAAAATTTCACTTACGAATTAAGCGTAAATACCGCCCGTTTTTTAGGTGTTTACTTAATTGGCATACTGCCCTTGATTTTGGGAAGGGTTTTAACGAGGGCGTTTTTGGTTATTGAAGATACTTGGACACCTTTTTGGGTGGGGAATTTTAGATTCGTTTTAAATATAGTCGCCAACCTTATTCTCATTAAGTTTTTGGGGTTTATAGGAATACCCATCTCAACTACTATCACCTCTTTTGCGATGTTTTTTTATATGTATTTTGCTTTAAGAAAAAAGATTAAACTTATTGGAGAACTTTCTATTGTAAATGATTATGCAAAAATGTTGGGTGCGGGTTTAGTTAGTGGGTATATTGTTAAATTGTTGTATGGTTATATTGTTGGTGTGATTGGACTAGAATTTATGGAACATCTTTTGTCGTTGGGGTTGTCTTGTTTTATAGGAGTAGTAATCTACATAATTTTTAATTTAATCTTGAAAAGCAAAGCTGTGATTTTGTTAAGGGAATTAAAAAAATGAAAATTTGTATTTTCTCAACCACATATTTTCCTAAAACCGGCGGAGCCGAAAGGTTTATTCATGGACTTGCGGAAAATCTTAAAAGTAGCGGATATACGGTGTACGCGCTGGTCCCTTACGATAAATCTTTAGGTCTGGAAAAAACGCTTTCTTACAAAATTTTGAGATTGCGTTTTATGAATCTTGTTCATACCAATTCTATCCTTTTGGAAATAGTATTATTTTTAAACCTGCTTTTTTATTTTGCGCGGTATCGTTTTGATGCTGTCCAAGCTGTTATTTTGTATCCATCCGGTTTTATAGCTTCGCTTTTTACCAAATTATTTGGCATTCCCTCTGTATTGAGACCCACTGGGGAAGATATTCAAATTTATAAAAAGCTAAATTATGGATTGCGTCTTAATCCTTTTGTGGATGGGCGGGTAAGGAGCGCGCTTAAAAACTGTTCTAAAGTTATAGCGATTAGCCCGTCCATAGACAATGACTTGTTGTCCGCTCTTGGATACCAAAATAGAGGTAAAATATGTCCCATTTCAAATGGCATAGACTTAAAAAGATTTAAAGAGGAAGTAAAATTTGATATAAAAAAGGATCTAAAACTTGAAAAAAATTCAAAGGTTATTATTAGCGTGGGTAGAAACCATCCTAAAAAAGATTATAAGAATTTGATAAAAGCGGTTTCGCTTTGTCCTTTAAATTACCATTTGGTCATAATTGGTGGG
The Patescibacteria group bacterium DNA segment above includes these coding regions:
- a CDS encoding NYN domain-containing protein, encoding MIEFKNYDNAVIVSGDGDFRCLLEYLDQQNKLYKLIIPNQKKYSSLLIPFKKYMSFVNPLKEKLGRK
- a CDS encoding polysaccharide biosynthesis C-terminal domain-containing protein, translated to MTLNKKIALDSIKTTSVTFLVQTGSFVISAIIAAFYGATGNTDSYFYALSLVLIFTTGTTGILKAVFIPVFLRFKKESPNEEKDILGSFYSAFGVFLFGLWGIFILISVLLTFVFKLHLGGMEPLLLGKLLLQMSFLIILTGFVECYSTIYNAYQHFVIPLITPLIRSFVFIGFVFATRSFLGVQSLSIGNVLGEFIQLFLLLIALYRAGISLSFSFRIHKAVKRMIKIAFPPFLSNAMTRVNNLVDGTFIAPLLVGGVTILNYSSKIAGIPEMLLTGAFLTVILSYWSLSRVEEGMNKVADSLKKVFLVLGFIFIPLLFFMYFLRLPLVQLMYERKNFTYELSVNTARFLGVYLIGILPLILGRVLTRAFLVIEDTWTPFWVGNFRFVLNIVANLILIKFLGFIGIPISTTITSFAMFFYMYFALRKKIKLIGELSIVNDYAKMLGAGLVSGYIVKLLYGYIVGVIGLEFMEHLLSLGLSCFIGVVIYIIFNLILKSKAVILLRELKK
- a CDS encoding glycosyltransferase family 4 protein — protein: MKICIFSTTYFPKTGGAERFIHGLAENLKSSGYTVYALVPYDKSLGLEKTLSYKILRLRFMNLVHTNSILLEIVLFLNLLFYFARYRFDAVQAVILYPSGFIASLFTKLFGIPSVLRPTGEDIQIYKKLNYGLRLNPFVDGRVRSALKNCSKVIAISPSIDNDLLSALGYQNRGKICPISNGIDLKRFKEEVKFDIKKDLKLEKNSKVIISVGRNHPKKDYKNLIKAVSLCPLNYHLVIIGGGEESLREFVDEKDLSRVHFLGQLPKSYVENTVSFSFPPKIVVDYLKTSDIYASSSLVEGSPNVILEAMAAGLPIIAVDSPGTRDYVKTSENGILVNGQNPKKLSKALVKALSNSKLLLKYAQASKRMSLLYSFNIVAKEYIKVYNEIVK